The proteins below are encoded in one region of Ostrea edulis chromosome 3, xbOstEdul1.1, whole genome shotgun sequence:
- the LOC130052576 gene encoding ryncolin-1-like produces the protein MKMMFGTVGVCVVLLAVCCNGYEIDSNIRARLNNCKLLKSDESLWRLLNVKYVKPVGVLFDVLSTYEWRGCDSCADILKADPSRKGHDGIYTIYSKSNMRKNVFCDMTTEGGGWTVIQKRIDGSTDFYRTWKEYKNGFGDPSKNYWIGNEFIHLLTNGKTQQLRIDLQRFTGEKGYAKYSKFIVGDENSKYKLMTSGYSGTARDGLKYHNGMKFTTKDQDNDAHGGNYNCAKAWHGAWWYRKCHQSNLNGLYTTSAVVNPKHPTWYPWKRRHEALKSTLMMIRPR, from the exons ATGAAAATGATGTTTGGCACTGTAGGGGTTTGTGTAGTTTTACTCGCTGTGTGCTGCAATGGGTATGAGATAGATTCAAATATTCGAG CTAGGCTAAACAATTGCAAGTTGTTGAAAAGCGATGAATCCTTGTGGAGGCTTTTAAACGTCAAGTATGTCAAACCAGTGGGTGTCCTGTTTGATGTATTGTCTACATATGAATGGAGGGGATGTGATA GTTGTGCAGATATTTTGAAAGCAGATCCAAGCAGAAAGGGACATGATGGCATTTACACTATCTACTCTAAGTCAAATATGAGGAAAAATGTTTTCTGTGACATGACGACTGAGGGAGGCGGATGGACA GTCATACAAAAACGGATAGATGGTTCCACTGACTTCTACAGAACATGGAAAGAGTACAAAAACGGCTTTGGGGATCCTTCCAAAAATTATTGGATAG GTAATGAATTCATCCACTTGTTAACCAATGGTAAAACACAGCAACTCCGTATTGATCTACAGAGATTCACTGGAGAAAAGGGGTATGCCAAATATTCCAAATTTATTGTTGGCGATGAGAATAGCAAGTATAAGTTGATGACGTCGGGCTACAGTGGCACGGCAA GAGACGGCTTGAAATATCACAATGGGATGAAATTTACGACAAAAGACCAAGATAATGACGCACATGGTGGAAATTATAACTGCGCAAAAGCCTGGCACGGCGCATGGTGGTACAGGAAGTGTCATCAGTCAAACTTAAACGGTCTCTACACCACTTCTGCAGTTGTCAATCCTAAACATCCTACTTGGTATCCTTGGAAAAGAAGACACGAAGCCTTGAAATCAACACTAATGATGATCAGACCAAGATGA